A DNA window from Pogona vitticeps strain Pit_001003342236 chromosome 2, PviZW2.1, whole genome shotgun sequence contains the following coding sequences:
- the TMEM238L gene encoding transmembrane protein 238-like yields the protein MAPARYGHCAVFLVAALALDAVGLVLVLVGAVGHPTLEGQSFEDFLVLTGSLLLFLSLLCWLFWYSGNLGGVPSKELPLGTRLSPSPSPSPSRSRASLLRLAAKLSERLSQRRRPATWTAPAPSLTKSLGPPAKASRTAAAARPGGPVELGSLPRAVPQEKRATQERLV from the coding sequence ATGGCCCCAGCTAGATACGGCCACTGCGCCGTCTTCCTGGTGGCCGCGCTGGCGCTGGATGCGGTGgggctggtgctggtgctggtgggcGCGGTGGGGCACCCGACGCTGGAAGGGCAATCCTTCGAAGATTTCCTGGTGCTGACCGGGTCGCTCCTGCTGTTCCTGTCGCTGCTCTGCTGGCTGTTCTGGTATTCGGGGAACCTCGGCGGGGTGCCGAGCAAAGAGCTGCCTCTCGGGACCCGCCTCAGCCCCAGCCCGAGTCCCAGCCCGAGCCGTAGCCGAGCCAGCCTGCTCCGCCTGGCAGCCAAGCTCTCGGAGCGCTTGTCCCAGCGCCGCCGGCCGGCGACCTGGACGGCGCCTGCGCCCTCCTTGACGAAAAGCCTCGGACCCCCAGCGAAGGCCTCGAGAACTGCAGCCGCTGCCCGGCCCGGGGGTCCCGTGGAACTCGGCAGCCTGCCCCGGGCCGTCCCTCAGGAGAAGCGGGCGACCCAAGAGCGACTGGTATAA